A region from the Benincasa hispida cultivar B227 chromosome 12, ASM972705v1, whole genome shotgun sequence genome encodes:
- the LOC120092568 gene encoding transcription factor bHLH91-like isoform X2: MKFSYENMYEETGCSDPNSMSAEPTPDASENGFPQTMAHIASLPSFPPPLIPGAPQETTHGHFHDNDLNLSMDEVSYHHHRTSGGDAMELEFQQAAAAAVGAFDNTHNFGQEVTSDSNRMVCLDQSNWVGTQIQEMGFNHHHQIQSQDHQHQQHHFSDSAMATAYTQAPDLLNFLNMPAAARCSNKSSISFSNLHTSAMGGYLGDLPAGDGGTSSSTSLSILYDPLFHLNLPPQPPLFKELFHSLPHGYGLPAASSRVRGGSLFPEGEIMEREGTAGVYEDGDGSGVLEFSRDMADCIGKGRDGKMTKHYATERHRRVQLNDKYVALRSLIPIPTKTDRASIVGDAINYIQELLREVKELKQLVEKKRCSRERSKRVRTAEELEGGGAWDVESSNAKAGGVVGDGVEDQSYNLRSSWLQRKTKDTEVDVRIVDDEVTIKLVQRKLNCLLLVSRLLDDLQLDLHHVAGGHIGDYYSFLFNTKIYEGSSMYASAIANKVMEAVDRQYNNTSIPINLLVFFFFCCD, from the exons ATGA AGTTTTCGTACGAAAATATGTATGAAGAAACTGGGTGCTCTGATCCCAATTCCATGTCAGCTGAACCTACACCGGATGCTTCAGAAAATGGGTTTCCTCAAACCATGGCGCATATTGCTTCTTTGCCTTCTTTTCCTCCGCCCCTCATTCCCGGTGCTCCCCAAGAAACCACCCATGGCCATTTTCACGACAATGATCTCAATCTTTCCATGGACGAGGTCTCTTATCATCACCACCGTACCAGCGGTGGTGACGCTATGGAACTTGAGTTTCAACAGGCAGCGGCAGCTGCGGTGGGAGCGTTTGATAACACCCATAATTTTGGTCAAGAAGTTACTTCTGATTCGAATCGGATGGTGTGTCTCGATCAATCCAATTGGGTTGGAACTCAAATTCAGGAAATGGGGTTTAATCACCACCATCAGATTCAATCTCAAGATCATCAGCATCAGCAGCACCACTTTTCTGATTCCGCCATGGCCACTGCCTACACTCAAGCTCCAGACCTCTTGAATTTCTTAAACATGCCGGCCGCTGCCAGATGCTCCAACAAGTCTTCCATCTCCTTCTCCAATCTCCACACCTCCGCCATGGGAGGGTATCTTGGAGACCTTCCCGCCGGAGACGGTGGCACCTCATCATCGACTTCGCTTTCAATACTCTACGATCCTCTGTTTCACTTGAATCTTCCACCGCAGCCGCCGCTGTTCAAGGAACTGTTTCACTCTCTTCCTCATGGATATGGCTTACCGGCGGCGAGTTCCAGAGTCCGAGGAGGGAGTTTGTTCCCGGAAGGGGAGATAATGGAGAGAGAAGGAACTGCCGGAGTTTATGAAGACGGCGATGGAAGCGGTGTTTTGGAGTTCAGTAGAGATATGGCGGATTGTATTGGGAAAGGACGAGATGGGAAAATGACTAAACATTATGCCACTGAACGCCATAGAAGAGTTCAATTGAATGACAAATATGTAGCTCTCAGAAGTTTGATTCCTATTCCTACTAAG ACTGATAGAGCATCAATTGTGGGAGACGCCATAAATTACATCCAAGAGCTTCTAAGAGAAGTGAAAGAACTGAAACAACTGGTGGAGAAGAAGAGATGCAGCAGAGAGAGGAGCAAAAGGGTACGGACGGCGGAGGAATTAGAGGGCGGCGGCGCGTGGGATGTTGAAAGCTCAAATGCAAAAGCAGGTGGTGTAGTGGGAGACGGCGTAGAAGATCAAAGCTACAATTTGAGAAGCTCATGGCTGCAGAGAAAGACCAAAGATACTGAAGTTGATGTGAGAATTGTTGATGATGAAGTTACTATAAAGCTTGTGCAGCGTAAACTCAACTGCTTGTTGCTTGTCTCTAGATTGCTTGATGATCTTCAGCTTGATCTTCACCATGTCGCCGGTGGTCATATCGGCGATTACTACAGCTTCTTGTTCAATACCAAG ATATATGAAGGTTCATCAATGTATGCAAGTGCCATAGCCAACAAGGTTATGGAGGCAGTGGACAGACAATACAACAACACATCAATACCTATTAATTtgttagtgtttttttttttttgttgtgatTAG
- the LOC120092568 gene encoding transcription factor bHLH91-like isoform X1 — protein MLWESLGFLSTFLFLFSFLTCFFVSLFACFLLMAEAEFSYENMYEETGCSDPNSMSAEPTPDASENGFPQTMAHIASLPSFPPPLIPGAPQETTHGHFHDNDLNLSMDEVSYHHHRTSGGDAMELEFQQAAAAAVGAFDNTHNFGQEVTSDSNRMVCLDQSNWVGTQIQEMGFNHHHQIQSQDHQHQQHHFSDSAMATAYTQAPDLLNFLNMPAAARCSNKSSISFSNLHTSAMGGYLGDLPAGDGGTSSSTSLSILYDPLFHLNLPPQPPLFKELFHSLPHGYGLPAASSRVRGGSLFPEGEIMEREGTAGVYEDGDGSGVLEFSRDMADCIGKGRDGKMTKHYATERHRRVQLNDKYVALRSLIPIPTKTDRASIVGDAINYIQELLREVKELKQLVEKKRCSRERSKRVRTAEELEGGGAWDVESSNAKAGGVVGDGVEDQSYNLRSSWLQRKTKDTEVDVRIVDDEVTIKLVQRKLNCLLLVSRLLDDLQLDLHHVAGGHIGDYYSFLFNTKIYEGSSMYASAIANKVMEAVDRQYNNTSIPINLLVFFFFCCD, from the exons ATGTTGTGGGAATCATTGGGTTTTCTTTCtactttcctttttcttttttcttttctgacatgtttctttgtttctttgtttGCTTGCTTCTTATTAATGGCGGAAGCAGAGTTTTCGTACGAAAATATGTATGAAGAAACTGGGTGCTCTGATCCCAATTCCATGTCAGCTGAACCTACACCGGATGCTTCAGAAAATGGGTTTCCTCAAACCATGGCGCATATTGCTTCTTTGCCTTCTTTTCCTCCGCCCCTCATTCCCGGTGCTCCCCAAGAAACCACCCATGGCCATTTTCACGACAATGATCTCAATCTTTCCATGGACGAGGTCTCTTATCATCACCACCGTACCAGCGGTGGTGACGCTATGGAACTTGAGTTTCAACAGGCAGCGGCAGCTGCGGTGGGAGCGTTTGATAACACCCATAATTTTGGTCAAGAAGTTACTTCTGATTCGAATCGGATGGTGTGTCTCGATCAATCCAATTGGGTTGGAACTCAAATTCAGGAAATGGGGTTTAATCACCACCATCAGATTCAATCTCAAGATCATCAGCATCAGCAGCACCACTTTTCTGATTCCGCCATGGCCACTGCCTACACTCAAGCTCCAGACCTCTTGAATTTCTTAAACATGCCGGCCGCTGCCAGATGCTCCAACAAGTCTTCCATCTCCTTCTCCAATCTCCACACCTCCGCCATGGGAGGGTATCTTGGAGACCTTCCCGCCGGAGACGGTGGCACCTCATCATCGACTTCGCTTTCAATACTCTACGATCCTCTGTTTCACTTGAATCTTCCACCGCAGCCGCCGCTGTTCAAGGAACTGTTTCACTCTCTTCCTCATGGATATGGCTTACCGGCGGCGAGTTCCAGAGTCCGAGGAGGGAGTTTGTTCCCGGAAGGGGAGATAATGGAGAGAGAAGGAACTGCCGGAGTTTATGAAGACGGCGATGGAAGCGGTGTTTTGGAGTTCAGTAGAGATATGGCGGATTGTATTGGGAAAGGACGAGATGGGAAAATGACTAAACATTATGCCACTGAACGCCATAGAAGAGTTCAATTGAATGACAAATATGTAGCTCTCAGAAGTTTGATTCCTATTCCTACTAAG ACTGATAGAGCATCAATTGTGGGAGACGCCATAAATTACATCCAAGAGCTTCTAAGAGAAGTGAAAGAACTGAAACAACTGGTGGAGAAGAAGAGATGCAGCAGAGAGAGGAGCAAAAGGGTACGGACGGCGGAGGAATTAGAGGGCGGCGGCGCGTGGGATGTTGAAAGCTCAAATGCAAAAGCAGGTGGTGTAGTGGGAGACGGCGTAGAAGATCAAAGCTACAATTTGAGAAGCTCATGGCTGCAGAGAAAGACCAAAGATACTGAAGTTGATGTGAGAATTGTTGATGATGAAGTTACTATAAAGCTTGTGCAGCGTAAACTCAACTGCTTGTTGCTTGTCTCTAGATTGCTTGATGATCTTCAGCTTGATCTTCACCATGTCGCCGGTGGTCATATCGGCGATTACTACAGCTTCTTGTTCAATACCAAG ATATATGAAGGTTCATCAATGTATGCAAGTGCCATAGCCAACAAGGTTATGGAGGCAGTGGACAGACAATACAACAACACATCAATACCTATTAATTtgttagtgtttttttttttttgttgtgatTAG
- the LOC120092568 gene encoding transcription factor bHLH91-like isoform X3, giving the protein MYEETGCSDPNSMSAEPTPDASENGFPQTMAHIASLPSFPPPLIPGAPQETTHGHFHDNDLNLSMDEVSYHHHRTSGGDAMELEFQQAAAAAVGAFDNTHNFGQEVTSDSNRMVCLDQSNWVGTQIQEMGFNHHHQIQSQDHQHQQHHFSDSAMATAYTQAPDLLNFLNMPAAARCSNKSSISFSNLHTSAMGGYLGDLPAGDGGTSSSTSLSILYDPLFHLNLPPQPPLFKELFHSLPHGYGLPAASSRVRGGSLFPEGEIMEREGTAGVYEDGDGSGVLEFSRDMADCIGKGRDGKMTKHYATERHRRVQLNDKYVALRSLIPIPTKTDRASIVGDAINYIQELLREVKELKQLVEKKRCSRERSKRVRTAEELEGGGAWDVESSNAKAGGVVGDGVEDQSYNLRSSWLQRKTKDTEVDVRIVDDEVTIKLVQRKLNCLLLVSRLLDDLQLDLHHVAGGHIGDYYSFLFNTKIYEGSSMYASAIANKVMEAVDRQYNNTSIPINLLVFFFFCCD; this is encoded by the exons ATGTATGAAGAAACTGGGTGCTCTGATCCCAATTCCATGTCAGCTGAACCTACACCGGATGCTTCAGAAAATGGGTTTCCTCAAACCATGGCGCATATTGCTTCTTTGCCTTCTTTTCCTCCGCCCCTCATTCCCGGTGCTCCCCAAGAAACCACCCATGGCCATTTTCACGACAATGATCTCAATCTTTCCATGGACGAGGTCTCTTATCATCACCACCGTACCAGCGGTGGTGACGCTATGGAACTTGAGTTTCAACAGGCAGCGGCAGCTGCGGTGGGAGCGTTTGATAACACCCATAATTTTGGTCAAGAAGTTACTTCTGATTCGAATCGGATGGTGTGTCTCGATCAATCCAATTGGGTTGGAACTCAAATTCAGGAAATGGGGTTTAATCACCACCATCAGATTCAATCTCAAGATCATCAGCATCAGCAGCACCACTTTTCTGATTCCGCCATGGCCACTGCCTACACTCAAGCTCCAGACCTCTTGAATTTCTTAAACATGCCGGCCGCTGCCAGATGCTCCAACAAGTCTTCCATCTCCTTCTCCAATCTCCACACCTCCGCCATGGGAGGGTATCTTGGAGACCTTCCCGCCGGAGACGGTGGCACCTCATCATCGACTTCGCTTTCAATACTCTACGATCCTCTGTTTCACTTGAATCTTCCACCGCAGCCGCCGCTGTTCAAGGAACTGTTTCACTCTCTTCCTCATGGATATGGCTTACCGGCGGCGAGTTCCAGAGTCCGAGGAGGGAGTTTGTTCCCGGAAGGGGAGATAATGGAGAGAGAAGGAACTGCCGGAGTTTATGAAGACGGCGATGGAAGCGGTGTTTTGGAGTTCAGTAGAGATATGGCGGATTGTATTGGGAAAGGACGAGATGGGAAAATGACTAAACATTATGCCACTGAACGCCATAGAAGAGTTCAATTGAATGACAAATATGTAGCTCTCAGAAGTTTGATTCCTATTCCTACTAAG ACTGATAGAGCATCAATTGTGGGAGACGCCATAAATTACATCCAAGAGCTTCTAAGAGAAGTGAAAGAACTGAAACAACTGGTGGAGAAGAAGAGATGCAGCAGAGAGAGGAGCAAAAGGGTACGGACGGCGGAGGAATTAGAGGGCGGCGGCGCGTGGGATGTTGAAAGCTCAAATGCAAAAGCAGGTGGTGTAGTGGGAGACGGCGTAGAAGATCAAAGCTACAATTTGAGAAGCTCATGGCTGCAGAGAAAGACCAAAGATACTGAAGTTGATGTGAGAATTGTTGATGATGAAGTTACTATAAAGCTTGTGCAGCGTAAACTCAACTGCTTGTTGCTTGTCTCTAGATTGCTTGATGATCTTCAGCTTGATCTTCACCATGTCGCCGGTGGTCATATCGGCGATTACTACAGCTTCTTGTTCAATACCAAG ATATATGAAGGTTCATCAATGTATGCAAGTGCCATAGCCAACAAGGTTATGGAGGCAGTGGACAGACAATACAACAACACATCAATACCTATTAATTtgttagtgtttttttttttttgttgtgatTAG